The region ACGATCAACTGGCGGCGCATGCCGTTTTCCGGAAAGCTCCATTTGTCATACACCTGGCTGTTCATGGTGAAGAGTAAACAGTGGTGATTAACCACGTCATCGAGGGTTTGCGGGCGTCCGTGCTGCGCCAGGTAAGCCGGTGACGCCGCCAGCACACGACGGTTATCTTCCGCCAGCGGCAAGGCGACATAACTGTTGTTGTCCAGCACGCCGTAACGAATGGCGATATCGACCGGATCGCGAAAGACATCGCTGATTTGATCGGAAAGCGAAAGCCGCAGCGACACTTTGGGGTGCTGCTCGCAAAAGCGCGTAATCAGCGGTAGCAGCACATTGCGGCCAATATCGGAAGGCACCGCCACGCGCAGTTCACCCTGAATCTCTTTATCGCCGCTGTGCAAACTCTCCGCACCGGCGGCGACAACCGCCAGCATCTCCTGGGCGAAAGGGAGATATTTTTCCCCTTCGGCGGTAAGGCGCAAACTGCGTGTGGATCGTACAAACAGCCGTTTATCCAGATCGCGCTCCAGCCTGTGTACCGCCGCGCTCACCTGGCCTGGCAACAGCCCGGCTTCGCGCGCCGCGTTTGAAAAACTTCCCAGTAGCGCTGAACGGACGAACAGCGTGACATCTTCCAGCCGAATCATGGTTTCTCCGCAGGATTAATAACAGGCGAGTGGCTCCTCTGTTTTGCCAGAAAACATTGCCCTGGCAAACTCCATTTTCACTCGGTGAGTGAAAGTGCTGCCTTTTTACACCGATTTATCTTGTGTCGCTTTCTGTTTATTCTCGTCACACTCTACGGGACGGTCCGCCCCGAATTTTTCATCTATTGCGCAGGAGAACGACAATGACACTTGATGATGCGGTAATTGCCCGCCATACCGTGAAAGCCTTTGAACCTGGCAAAACGCTGCCACAGGATAAAATCGATACCTTGCTCAACGTGCTGCGAAACAGCCCCTCTTCGGTGAACTCACAACCGTGGCACTTTGTTGTCGCCTCCACGCCGGAAGGCCGCGCGGCAATGGCGAAATCCGCCACCGCGGCGTTCGTCTATAACGAGCCGAAAATCGTCAATGCGTCTCACGTTATTGCCTTGTGCATCCGCAGCGATCTTGATGAGCAGCACCTGCAAAATGTGCTGGAGCAGGAGCAGAAAGATGGTCGCTTTAAAGACGAAGCGGCAAAAGCGGGCCAGGATAAGGGCCGCCGTTCGTATGTAGCGATTCACCGTTATGAGCAGCGCGATCTGCCGCAGTGGATGGAAAAACAGGTTTATCTGGCGCTGGGCGGC is a window of Enterobacter sp. R4-368 DNA encoding:
- a CDS encoding LysR family transcriptional regulator, whose amino-acid sequence is MIRLEDVTLFVRSALLGSFSNAAREAGLLPGQVSAAVHRLERDLDKRLFVRSTRSLRLTAEGEKYLPFAQEMLAVVAAGAESLHSGDKEIQGELRVAVPSDIGRNVLLPLITRFCEQHPKVSLRLSLSDQISDVFRDPVDIAIRYGVLDNNSYVALPLAEDNRRVLAASPAYLAQHGRPQTLDDVVNHHCLLFTMNSQVYDKWSFPENGMRRQLIVKSRMLCDDADVARRWALEGMGIIYKSWIDISADVLAGRLEVLLPQYPGEPTPLNLICPHRKQFSPAIRHLHSVLREHLRPITALLQTHPAFKPHG
- the nfsB gene encoding oxygen-insensitive NAD(P)H nitroreductase, which codes for MTLDDAVIARHTVKAFEPGKTLPQDKIDTLLNVLRNSPSSVNSQPWHFVVASTPEGRAAMAKSATAAFVYNEPKIVNASHVIALCIRSDLDEQHLQNVLEQEQKDGRFKDEAAKAGQDKGRRSYVAIHRYEQRDLPQWMEKQVYLALGGLLLGAAMLGIDATPMEGFDQRELDLALGLREKGLTSVVLVSLGVRSDSDFNAALPKSRLPRDEIFTFI